CAATTTGAGGACTGAGACAAACACCGGCGTCATGATAATGCCGAGCACAAACAGAAAGATGTTGGCCAGAAGATAGGCAAGAAACACCCCACCAACCACGTCACCGCTCAGAGAGAAGAGCTGCGGCCCGGGTTGCAGACCAAGGAGCATCAATGCTCCCATCAGCACGGCGCAGGCCGAGTCGCCCGGAATAGCGAGCGCCAGCGTCGGAATAAGCGCACCGCCACAGCAGGCATTGTTGGCCGACTCGGTCGCCACAACACCACCAACCGCGCCCTTGCCATAGCCCTCCTCGGGCGTGCTCCGCGCCTTGGCAATGGCATAGGCAGTGAAGGAGGCGATGATGCCGCTGGCCCCGGGCAAGGCACCAAAGAAGGTACCAATCGCCGAGGAGCGCAAGAGGTTCCAACGATGATGGAGCGTGAGAAAAAACGAACGGAACGACACCTTGACGTTGATCACGTTCGGAATCGCTGAGAGACGTCCCTCTTCGATCAGAAACCCTGTCTCCGAGAGGGCGAACAGCCCGACCACGACGGCAACGATATGGATGCCGCCCATCAGATTGTGATCGCCGAAGGTGAAGCGAAGGGCGTTGGACATCGGATCGGTGCCAACGAGCGCAATCAGAACCCCAAGACATCCGGTCAACAGGCCTTTTACCGTTGACTCATCCGAGACCACAGCAATGGACATCAGTCCCGTAACAGCGAGAGCGAAATACTCAGGCGGACCGAAATTGACGGCGACACGCGCCAGAAGCGGCGCAAAGAAAATCAGGATGATCCCGCCGAACACGCCACCTATGGCAGAGGCGGAAATCGCCACACCGATGGCGTCCCCTGCCCGCCCCTTCTTGGCGAGCGGAAAGCCGTCAAGCAAGGTGGCAGCAGCAAGCGGTGTTCCGGGTATGCGCAACAGGATCGCCGAGACAGCCCCGCCACAGGACCCACCCACATAGATGGCAATCAGCATGCCCATGCCCGCGACTGGCGGCATGTAGAAAGCAGCGGGCAGCAACAGGATAATGCCCATCAGAGGGCCCAGCCCCGGCAGCGCCCCGACCAGCAACCCGCCCGCACAACCAAGCGCCACCAAAATAAGCACCTGCGGTGTGGCAACCAGTCCGGCACCGGAAATCAGGAGATCAAACATCGCTTACAATCCGATCATATGGTAGGGCAGCGTGAAATTCATGAAGCCAAGCGGCAGGACGATCTTCAAAAGCCCTTCGAACACGAAGGAGCAGATGAGGGTCAAGACTGCACTGACGAGCAGCACCTTCCAGAGGGGCCGTGCATCAAGCACATAAAACATGGCGCCAATGACGAGGAACGAGGTGATGTGAAAGCCCAAAGGGGTGATCAGCAGAAGGTACACGACTGTCAGGGTAGCGACAGCCAATTCCTTTGCAATCAGGTTTTTCGATCCCCCGTCATCCTCATCTTCGGCTGGAACCTCGGCTCCACCGTCCCGAGACGCTGCACCCAGCATCATTTGCAACCCGATCACGGCGCCCAAAAGGGCAATGGCCAGCGCAACATAGCGCGGAAACAGGGCAGCATTGGAAAGGGCATCGCCTGACGCTGCCCCCTGTTCCGCAAAGGACGTCGCGATCTGTTGAAAGACGAGGCCGACAACACCGAACATGATCATCAGGACGACCCATTGTCCCCAAATCATGTGTCTCTTGCTATTCATGCCGGCCTCCTCACGTCGTCACGGCCTGATCCGCCCATGGATCATCTGGCGGATCTCTTTAGGGGTTATTTGCCAGAAATCTTGTCTTTTTCCCAGGCGATTGCCTCTTTGGCCGACTGCAATTGCTCACCGACGGCACCAACGATTTCGTCATACTTGGACGGCGGATACATGGTCGGGACAAATCCGGTTGCTTTGAGTTTTTCCTGAATGTCAGGGCGATCAAGTGCAGCCTTCATGGCAGAGCGCAGTTTTTCGACCACATCGTCAGGGGTACCCTTCTTGACGATATACCAGTGCCAGCCAGTGGGCGAGAGGCCAGTAAGACCCAGATCCGTTCCGAAATCACCGATCAGAGGCGCACCGTCAAACATTGCCCGGTCGGCTTCATTGTCGGTCATGATCGCCAGCACCTTGAAGGCGTCGGAGTTGGAGCGGTAGGTCGTCGGGTTGTTGAAGGAGAAGTCCAGAAGACCACCACGCAGATCCTTGAAGGCATCGCCATCCTGCGGATAAGGAATGTTGCGGGCATAGACATCATTGGCCTGCATCATCTTGGCCATCACCATGTGCGGGATGTTGCCAATGGAGCCGGAGGAATAACGCAATTTACCCGGATTTTCCTTCATATATTTGATGAAGCTCGGGAAATCCGTCCAGCGCGGATCATCCTTGCGCGTTACGATGGCAAAGGGCACAGCTGTCGCAGACCAAAGAGGAATGAAATCCTTATAGGTGAAATCGGCGTTGCCAACCATCGGCTGCAGCACCAGTGGGGCAACCCAGCCGTCAATCAGGGTGTAGCCGTCAGCGGGCTTTTCGAGTGCCGTATCGAAGGATTTGACCCCCGCATTGCCCGGCGTGGAGACGACCGAAATATTGACATTCAGTTCTTG
The sequence above is drawn from the uncultured Cohaesibacter sp. genome and encodes:
- a CDS encoding tripartite tricarboxylate transporter permease, whose translation is MFDLLISGAGLVATPQVLILVALGCAGGLLVGALPGLGPLMGIILLLPAAFYMPPVAGMGMLIAIYVGGSCGGAVSAILLRIPGTPLAAATLLDGFPLAKKGRAGDAIGVAISASAIGGVFGGIILIFFAPLLARVAVNFGPPEYFALAVTGLMSIAVVSDESTVKGLLTGCLGVLIALVGTDPMSNALRFTFGDHNLMGGIHIVAVVVGLFALSETGFLIEEGRLSAIPNVINVKVSFRSFFLTLHHRWNLLRSSAIGTFFGALPGASGIIASFTAYAIAKARSTPEEGYGKGAVGGVVATESANNACCGGALIPTLALAIPGDSACAVLMGALMLLGLQPGPQLFSLSGDVVGGVFLAYLLANIFLFVLGIIMTPVFVSVLKLRKQYLIPSVLLLSMIGVYAIQSSVFDLWLAFIFGVVGYVLRKFDYPLSPIVIGVILGPIAEGNLRRSLLLSQDGLSIFAERPIAMTILILDMLVILWALLPRHVRARLWPTRQGLAKETSHAGSE
- a CDS encoding tripartite tricarboxylate transporter TctB family protein, coding for MNSKRHMIWGQWVVLMIMFGVVGLVFQQIATSFAEQGAASGDALSNAALFPRYVALAIALLGAVIGLQMMLGAASRDGGAEVPAEDEDDGGSKNLIAKELAVATLTVVYLLLITPLGFHITSFLVIGAMFYVLDARPLWKVLLVSAVLTLICSFVFEGLLKIVLPLGFMNFTLPYHMIGL
- a CDS encoding tripartite tricarboxylate transporter substrate binding protein encodes the protein MRPLSFIRSAVLASATLAVMAAPAIAEFPDRNIQNIFPWGPGSAMAVTQIISEAMSQELNVNISVVSTPGNAGVKSFDTALEKPADGYTLIDGWVAPLVLQPMVGNADFTYKDFIPLWSATAVPFAIVTRKDDPRWTDFPSFIKYMKENPGKLRYSSGSIGNIPHMVMAKMMQANDVYARNIPYPQDGDAFKDLRGGLLDFSFNNPTTYRSNSDAFKVLAIMTDNEADRAMFDGAPLIGDFGTDLGLTGLSPTGWHWYIVKKGTPDDVVEKLRSAMKAALDRPDIQEKLKATGFVPTMYPPSKYDEIVGAVGEQLQSAKEAIAWEKDKISGK